The Spiribacter roseus genome includes the window GCCACCACGCAATCCGAACGAGGATAAATGGCCCGCATTGTCTTTAGAACCAGCGCTTGCCTTATCCGCTGAAACCGCGAACCTTCGGGCGCGCGCACCACAGTGGCCTCGGAGAGCACCAGCCGGCAAGGGCGCCCAGCCATCATCCACGCAATGGACCCAGCGATATTCACATAACTCATGCGGGCCATAAGAACGGCGGGGCGCTCCGAACGCAAATAGTTAGCAAGGGCCGGGATGGCTGCCAAAGTGCGTTTCTTATCTAGGCTTCGTATGTCAACTTCAGGGCGCAGGTCATCCAAAAACTCGCCCTCCGCGCGCACCAGCACCAAGTGGACCGGGCGTTCCGACAAATCGACCAAACCGTTCGCTAGGTTAACAATTACCCGCTGCGCGCCACCGCCATTCAACGCGGGGATGAAAAGAGCTATTGGGCGAGTACTGTTGTCAACCGTCACGTTACGAATCGATCTTATTCGCTTCAGACCGGAACCCATAAAAATCAGAAACATCAGCCATAATATCGCTGACACTTTGATCGAGAGCGTTATCAAGCGCAAATCTGTAGCCATTCTCTGCCAAGTAAGCCCTGAGTGTCGACTTCTCGGCAACATCACGGATCCCGCTCGCAAGTTCACCGGGAGAACCGGGATCAAAAAGCAGGCCATTAAAGCCATGATTGATGACGCTTGGAATTCCTCCAGCTCGCGCTGCAATAACTGGAACCGAACAGGCCATTGCCTCCAAAAGCACTTTACCTTGGCGCTCTTCCTTAGATGGAAGCACGAGCATGTCTGCTTCCAAAAACCGGGTTTCTCTGAGTTCGGCATTAGGCACAGCACCCCGGAAGGTCACGCATTCGGTCCTGCGTTCCGCCACGAGCTTCTCCAATGTATCTCGCTGGGGTCCGTGGCCAACAATCTGCACCGAAAGCTGATAATCCTCTTTCTCCAGAAGCGCTGCAGCCTCGATCAGGCACTCGATGTTCTTCTCCGGGCTGAGCCGCCCCGCAAACACTACTCGAAGGATCCTGCCAGGCTCGGGAGGCCGGTAACTCGGGATTTCGGAAGAGGTGACTGTCGTTTTAATCCACTGTCGCCAATGGGGCTGAGGCCCGAGAAAATCGTCACCTGTAACAAAGGCGGGCCGACTGCCACCCAAGTTACGAAGCAAAGCATAAATAGTCTTTTCAACAACCCACGCCTTTGCGCGCCCACGGTAACCACCAGCCGAACGAGCCTTCCCGGCTCGATCCGTGTCGATACTCAAGAAAACCGGCTTTCTACGCACTCGCGCCAGCGCCAGGCCGAGAATGCCCATATTGTTGGGAGCCATCGCGTAAACAAGGTCGGCCTTCCCTATCTCCCGCCACAAATTGCGGCTGATAGAGAAGAATTTCCGAATGAAGCCAAGATGACCGCCATATGTTGGCAAAAGGCTAAGGGAGACATTCCCCGAATAGGTCGCAACTTCCGATGTTTCCGGCTCCGCCCCAACAGGGACACAAAGCACCATTTTTTTGACGTGCCTGGAAAATTCTGACGTTATTTTTGCAAACCCACCCCGAACTGCTATATGTCCATCTGATAGGCTGTCGTGACGCTTGTGGGAGATCACAACAAGCCGTTCTATTCGTGAGAGCGCGACTATCGGCGGTTGGGAATGCGCGCTCATGGCGCCTTCCAACTAGGTACAGGTATCCTGATGGCGAGGCAACCACTCCCATGAGGGAATAAAGCATAGCTCCTCGGAGGTACATGATCACTCAGGTCGCAACAGATATCGAGACCAAACAAAGAGAATATCTTCTTAATAAGGCGCTTCATTATTTCCTCGGAATGTCATCGCGGTAGCGATTTCACTTGATTTAGGTCTTTTTGGAAAATTTAATTTAATAAGAATATTTGTAGTCAAAAACCTCAGCCTCAAAAGCGAACTTTTTTTCGGCGACAGATCTCACTTTGTCAGTGTAATATTGTTCTAAGTCGTAGCGTGATCCGGAGCCTTTGAATGTAGGAATGCCTTTCGACACCTCACCTTCCGGGATTCCAACGATGGCTGCCACTTTCTCTAGACCTGACTCAAGATTTTCATAAGGGATCACGTGATCGACACAAATTGATTTGTTTGTAGGAAACTTGTAAAAGGGCCTATTAGAAAATCCGTGCGACTTATTCTTTACCCTATTCCACGGGTTTGCGGAAAGAGCTGACAAAGCGAAGCTTTCAAAAGGAATATCAAGCTGGAACCAGCCCGTTCGCCACCGCCAAAAACTAATAAGGCGATCATATGGATTTCGCTCAATGGTCATTTTTGTGTAATTATTCCATATATCTGGCCTCACAGCCTCCTTAACTTCTTTAGCCGTCATGTGTTGATGGAAACCGAGCGTTGCAGTTATGCGCTTCTGCTGCAACGCCCGTATTACGTATCGCCGAGCGCCGGAAATGCCGACTGAATGACGCGCCGTCTCCGTATTTTGAGTGCTGAGTGTTGTATTGTCAGTAACATCGTGGCTAATTGCTAGTATGTCGTCAGGTCCTGCATATTTGGCCAGCAATGCCTCGACACTCGTACCTGCAGTTTTTCGAGTCTTGAGAAAGATATATTTATGCCGGTGGGATACTATCGTCATGTTCAACCCTTTCTATATTTTTCACGCTCCCGCGCGCCAACGTTACTATCCGGTTACTCTCCGAGACAGTGGAAAGTCGGTGTGCAATAACAACGATGGTCTTGAGATCTGCTAGCGCCTTCACCGCGTCCATGACCGCGGCTTCGGTTTCTTTGTCGAGAGCGCTTGTCGCTTCGTCAAGCACAAGGACAGGTGGATCGTGATACAAGGCCCGCGCAATACCGATCCGCTGACGCTGCCCCCCAGAAAGGCGCACACCACGCTCCCCAACTACAGTGCTGTAGCCCTGCGGCATGTCGTTGACGATGAACTCGTGCACCTGGGCCATGCGGACACAGCGTTCCACCCGGTCGTGGTCGATCTGCTCGGGCGGCACCCCCAGGGCGATGTTTTCGGCCACTGTGGAGTCGGTCAAGAAGATATCCTGCGGCACATATCCCAACGCTTGCTGCCAGGCGCGCAGGTTATGATCGGTGATTGGCTGGCCGTCGACCACAATGGCGCCTTCGCTTGGGCGCAACAGGCCCAGGAGCACGTCCACCAGGGTGGTCTTGCCGGCACCCGAGGTGCCGATGATGCCCACGGAGGTGCCCACGGAGATCTCCAGATCGATCCCCTGCAGGGCCGGGCGCTCAGCATTCGGGTAGGTGTAGTGGATGTTCTGCAGGGCGATTTTCTGCTTAGGCTCCAGCGGCTGCGGGGCGCGCTTGTATAGTTCGGCCAGGGCGGCGCGCTGGTGCAGATCGTTGTAGGCGTTGTCCACAGCGCCGGCACCGAAGCGCAGTTTGGCCATGCCGGTATAGATGCGCTGGGCGGCGGGCAGCATGCGGTAACCGACGAAGGCGTAGAGCCCGAGGATGGGCAGGATGTCGCCCAAGGCGTTGCTGTCGGTGCCACCTTTGCTGGCCAGCAGCACCAGCGTAAGCGCGATCACGCCGCCGAAACCGACTGCCTCGATGACGAACTTGGGGATCTCACCGAGCGTTTGGTTGGTGGCCTGATGGCGGGCTTGGCGGCTGGAGGGACCTTCGAACCGGTAGAGGTAGGCGTGTTCGCGGCCGAGGAGCTTGATGTCCTTGATACCGCCGAGGGCCTCACTGGCAGCGGTAAAGCGCTCCTGGTTGGCTCGGGCGCGGTCGTAACCCACCCGGCCGAGGACACCGCGCACCGCGCCGAATATGAGCGTATACATGCCGCCGATTACTATGGCCACGCCCAGCGCCAGCCAAGGATCCACGACGATGAGCAGGATGACCAAAGCGAGGATGACCACACTGTAGGCGACCATCTGCATGCCTGGGCGGAAAACCTGCTGCACGAGCTGGTCCACTTCCGAGAGGATGTTCTTGGCCATGTCGCCGCTGTGGCGGTCGAGAAAGAAGGCGTAGGGCTGGCGCAGGTAGGTCTCCAGCAGCCGCTTGCCGATGCTGTGGCGGCGCATCTCAATGAAGCGGTTCATTGCGTAGTGCGTAAGCGAGCGGAAGAAGGCGGAGAACAGGATAAGCCCGAAGGCCGCCATTCCCAGCGCTAAGATGAAGGCGTCCACTGAGGTAAAGCCCATGACCTCGTAGGCGGTACTGAGCACCGGGTTGGCCTTCACCACTTCGGGGTTACCCAGCACACTGAGAAACGGCATGACAGAAGCCACGCCGGCCGTTTCCAGTATGGCCATGACAACGACCATACCAAGGACAAGGCCGCCGCGGCGTTTCTCTTTCGGGCTGAGCAGGGCCAGGGCTTTGCGCCAAGTATCCATCAAGTCGAGATTCCGTAATATTGCAAGTACCAATCCAAGAAGTTCGCCACGGTGTTCTCCATCGGGGTGGTGGGCTCGTAGCTCATGTCGGCCTTGAGGTCGGCGACATCGGCGTAGGTGTCCGGGACGTCCGCCAGCCTCAGCAGCAGCGGGTTCTTTTGCTACCGCCCCTCCCGCCTTCCCAGCTTAGCCTAGAGGACATAGATGTATCTCATAGTCATTGTTGGTTAGTGGGCGCTCAGGTTGTACATCCAATAGGGCTCGGCGCTGGTTCCCGAGTTCGGTACGGCGCTGTACGAGCCGCGGTTGTACTCCACCGGGTCGTCCATGCTCTGCGGCGTTCTATAGAAGATGTCATCCTTATAGGTGAAGTCCTACCGATGGTTGCCGCGGCTGAACAGGTCGGTCGGCTCCCCGGCAGGGTGTTTCTGGCTGAACAGGAACACCGCCATGTCCGGCCAGCCCCGGGGGTTGTAGACGGTAGAAGAACCGCAGCCTGGTGGTGGGTAGCCGATAGAGATAGGGATAGATGTGAGCTACGAGCACATTGGCAGTCTTGCTGACGGCGTAGATGTTCACCCTTAGCGGACTGAAAAGAACATTTCGGTGTTGGCGCGGTAGAAACGGGATAAGGTAGGCGGTCCAGTTACCCGCCCTGATGTAGTGGCAGCTCTAGGATTTTGGGTGAAGCCGACAAGACTGGCGCCACGTAGGCGTTAATGGTTTTTATAGAGCAACGGATCATTAAAAGCACTGGCGTTGTCTGTGATGCGAAACTGTTAGCCGTGTTTTAGCACGGGGCTTCAGGCC containing:
- a CDS encoding glycosyltransferase → MSAHSQPPIVALSRIERLVVISHKRHDSLSDGHIAVRGGFAKITSEFSRHVKKMVLCVPVGAEPETSEVATYSGNVSLSLLPTYGGHLGFIRKFFSISRNLWREIGKADLVYAMAPNNMGILGLALARVRRKPVFLSIDTDRAGKARSAGGYRGRAKAWVVEKTIYALLRNLGGSRPAFVTGDDFLGPQPHWRQWIKTTVTSSEIPSYRPPEPGRILRVVFAGRLSPEKNIECLIEAAALLEKEDYQLSVQIVGHGPQRDTLEKLVAERRTECVTFRGAVPNAELRETRFLEADMLVLPSKEERQGKVLLEAMACSVPVIAARAGGIPSVINHGFNGLLFDPGSPGELASGIRDVAEKSTLRAYLAENGYRFALDNALDQSVSDIMADVSDFYGFRSEANKIDS
- a CDS encoding sulfotransferase family 2 domain-containing protein, producing MTIVSHRHKYIFLKTRKTAGTSVEALLAKYAGPDDILAISHDVTDNTTLSTQNTETARHSVGISGARRYVIRALQQKRITATLGFHQHMTAKEVKEAVRPDIWNNYTKMTIERNPYDRLISFWRWRTGWFQLDIPFESFALSALSANPWNRVKNKSHGFSNRPFYKFPTNKSICVDHVIPYENLESGLEKVAAIVGIPEGEVSKGIPTFKGSGSRYDLEQYYTDKVRSVAEKKFAFEAEVFDYKYSY
- a CDS encoding ABC transporter ATP-binding protein, with protein sequence MDTWRKALALLSPKEKRRGGLVLGMVVVMAILETAGVASVMPFLSVLGNPEVVKANPVLSTAYEVMGFTSVDAFILALGMAAFGLILFSAFFRSLTHYAMNRFIEMRRHSIGKRLLETYLRQPYAFFLDRHSGDMAKNILSEVDQLVQQVFRPGMQMVAYSVVILALVILLIVVDPWLALGVAIVIGGMYTLIFGAVRGVLGRVGYDRARANQERFTAASEALGGIKDIKLLGREHAYLYRFEGPSSRQARHQATNQTLGEIPKFVIEAVGFGGVIALTLVLLASKGGTDSNALGDILPILGLYAFVGYRMLPAAQRIYTGMAKLRFGAGAVDNAYNDLHQRAALAELYKRAPQPLEPKQKIALQNIHYTYPNAERPALQGIDLEISVGTSVGIIGTSGAGKTTLVDVLLGLLRPSEGAIVVDGQPITDHNLRAWQQALGYVPQDIFLTDSTVAENIALGVPPEQIDHDRVERCVRMAQVHEFIVNDMPQGYSTVVGERGVRLSGGQRQRIGIARALYHDPPVLVLDEATSALDKETEAAVMDAVKALADLKTIVVIAHRLSTVSESNRIVTLARGSVKNIERVEHDDSIPPA